Proteins encoded in a region of the Streptomyces sp. NBC_00258 genome:
- a CDS encoding glycoside hydrolase family 76 protein codes for MPRPPLRRATVTAVCAGLLWTAVPAHAGTTHPARPHPVSYSRWADRATDAYDALQTHLYEGSDQHGLYLEHTPRQAADPAHSYLWPFREAAAAAVDMQELPRTGRDFRPDAAERFDTVELYHASGDRPGYQSYLPAPLGSGGDVYYDDNAVVALSQLDQYEATGDRRLLARAENVVPVVTRAWDGDSTKPCPGGMDWVDSPNNNIRATNVTALSAQLAARLYEHTRKPAYREKAEQWYGWVYSCMRKAPGLYVNDRGDDGSTNETLWTYNSGAMIGTATALYRGTGRADYLAKAVADADASLAYWAQGTRLHDQPAIFNAFYFKDLLDLDAVRPNSAYRRAMSGYANSTYETNRDAATGLFRFQPSNGGDYDPQAPAATLNQSAMVQIFATLAHGIRRDLHDGPK; via the coding sequence ATGCCGCGACCGCCGCTCCGCCGTGCCACCGTGACCGCCGTCTGCGCGGGCCTGCTCTGGACCGCCGTTCCCGCGCACGCCGGGACCACTCATCCCGCACGGCCCCACCCCGTCTCGTACTCCCGGTGGGCCGACCGCGCTACAGACGCCTACGACGCCCTGCAGACCCACCTGTACGAAGGCTCGGACCAGCACGGTCTGTATCTGGAGCACACGCCGCGGCAGGCGGCCGACCCGGCTCACTCCTACCTCTGGCCGTTCCGCGAGGCCGCCGCGGCGGCCGTCGACATGCAGGAACTCCCGCGCACCGGGCGGGACTTCCGCCCCGACGCGGCGGAGCGTTTCGACACGGTCGAGCTGTACCACGCCTCCGGCGACCGGCCGGGCTACCAGTCGTACCTGCCTGCCCCACTGGGTTCGGGCGGCGACGTGTACTACGACGACAACGCCGTGGTCGCCCTCAGCCAGCTCGACCAGTACGAGGCCACCGGCGACAGGAGACTCCTGGCACGGGCCGAGAACGTCGTGCCCGTCGTCACCCGTGCCTGGGACGGCGACAGCACGAAGCCCTGCCCGGGCGGTATGGACTGGGTCGACTCCCCCAACAACAACATCCGGGCCACCAACGTCACCGCCCTCTCGGCACAGCTCGCCGCCCGCCTCTACGAGCACACCCGCAAACCCGCCTATCGCGAGAAGGCCGAACAGTGGTACGGCTGGGTGTACTCGTGCATGCGCAAGGCTCCGGGACTGTACGTGAACGACCGCGGCGACGACGGCAGCACCAATGAGACCCTGTGGACGTACAACTCAGGCGCCATGATCGGCACAGCCACCGCCCTCTACCGCGGAACCGGCCGTGCCGACTATCTGGCCAAAGCCGTTGCTGACGCCGACGCCTCGCTGGCGTACTGGGCTCAGGGCACCCGCCTGCACGACCAGCCGGCCATCTTCAACGCCTTCTACTTCAAGGACCTGCTCGACCTGGACGCCGTCCGCCCCAACTCCGCATACCGGCGGGCCATGAGCGGGTACGCGAACAGCACGTACGAGACCAACCGGGACGCCGCCACCGGGCTGTTCCGCTTCCAGCCGTCGAACGGCGGCGACTACGACCCGCAGGCACCGGCCGCGACCCTCAACCAGTCGGCCATGGTGCAGATCTTCGCCACCCTGGCCCACGGCATCCGGCGCGACCTCCACGACGGGCCGAAGTAG
- a CDS encoding carbohydrate ABC transporter permease has protein sequence MSTSTTDRPATGGGRRTPPIGAEPGPEVRHVWIRRRERLTAGGFMAPAVLLVALFLLAPFVWTIHRSFFADTRTSAFSWFDNYTRFASDPALTRSIQNTLMWVVGTVVLPFVLGLAIACMTDATRFSRLARLCVVLPYALSGSAVAVVWNFMLTTDGAVNQVLTTLGLDSFAQGWLLTWPGNTLVMIIANAWQATGVAVILFLVGLQSIPPETLEAGSLDGAGSWQQFRHIVLPQLRPVSIIVIGMSLVNGLKSFDLIWVLTQGGPGRATETLAVSMYNETFLELRPGAGAAIAVVLTMIVLAASWLYLRRQLDVKGE, from the coding sequence ATGAGTACTTCCACGACCGACCGACCCGCCACCGGCGGCGGCAGGCGGACACCGCCCATCGGCGCGGAGCCGGGTCCCGAGGTGCGGCACGTGTGGATCCGCAGGCGCGAGCGCTTGACGGCCGGGGGGTTCATGGCGCCGGCCGTACTCCTGGTCGCGCTGTTCCTGCTCGCCCCGTTCGTGTGGACCATCCACCGCAGCTTCTTCGCCGACACCCGGACCTCGGCCTTCAGCTGGTTCGACAACTACACCCGGTTCGCCTCCGACCCGGCATTGACCCGCTCCATCCAGAACACGCTGATGTGGGTTGTGGGCACGGTCGTGCTCCCCTTCGTACTCGGGCTCGCCATCGCCTGCATGACCGACGCCACCCGCTTCTCACGCCTCGCCCGACTGTGCGTCGTTCTTCCCTACGCGCTGTCGGGTTCCGCGGTGGCTGTGGTCTGGAACTTCATGCTCACCACCGACGGCGCCGTCAACCAGGTGCTGACCACACTGGGGCTGGACTCGTTCGCCCAGGGATGGCTGCTGACCTGGCCGGGCAACACCCTCGTGATGATCATCGCCAACGCCTGGCAGGCGACCGGCGTGGCCGTCATCCTCTTCCTGGTCGGACTGCAGTCCATCCCACCGGAGACCTTGGAGGCCGGCTCCCTGGACGGGGCGGGGAGCTGGCAGCAGTTCCGCCACATCGTCCTGCCCCAGCTCCGGCCCGTGTCCATCATCGTGATCGGCATGAGCCTGGTGAACGGCCTCAAGTCGTTCGACCTGATCTGGGTGCTCACCCAGGGAGGCCCGGGACGGGCCACGGAGACCCTCGCGGTGTCCATGTACAACGAGACCTTCCTGGAACTGCGGCCCGGCGCGGGAGCGGCGATCGCCGTCGTCCTCACCATGATCGTCCTGGCGGCTTCCTGGCTCTACCTGCGCCGACAGCTCGACGTGAAAGGCGAATGA
- a CDS encoding carbohydrate ABC transporter permease — protein MTMSLGRVLRTVTVAVLALLWLVPTWLLVVNALVPAESYSGSPHWLPTDFGLFDNMSQAWDKANLGPAFGNSLLYSVVSALAAAVLAAGAAFATIIMPVKRRTLWFWMIYSGTLLPLQVFIRPLFLSYAQSSLYDTQIGLVLIYTAIAIPFAFFVMRNYALTLPREVVEAARMDGASWWRLFWQIHVPLTRSAMIAVFVFQFVAVWNDLMFGITLATSRNIRPIMAALADLQGNYSNVGPPVVLAGALLVSLPTLVLFFSAQRFFISSLKIHR, from the coding sequence ATGACCATGTCCCTGGGCCGAGTTCTACGCACCGTCACCGTCGCGGTGCTCGCCCTGCTGTGGTTGGTTCCGACCTGGCTCCTGGTGGTCAACGCCCTGGTGCCGGCCGAAAGCTACTCGGGCAGCCCGCACTGGCTCCCGACGGACTTCGGACTGTTCGACAACATGTCCCAGGCCTGGGACAAGGCCAACCTCGGTCCGGCGTTCGGCAACAGTCTGCTGTACTCCGTCGTCAGCGCGCTGGCCGCCGCCGTACTGGCCGCGGGTGCCGCCTTCGCCACGATCATCATGCCCGTGAAACGCCGGACGCTGTGGTTCTGGATGATCTACTCCGGCACGCTGCTGCCCCTGCAGGTCTTCATCCGCCCGCTGTTCCTGTCGTACGCGCAGTCGTCGCTGTACGACACCCAGATCGGACTCGTCCTGATCTACACCGCGATCGCCATCCCCTTCGCCTTCTTCGTCATGCGCAACTACGCCCTCACCCTGCCGCGGGAGGTCGTGGAGGCCGCGCGCATGGACGGTGCGTCATGGTGGCGGCTGTTCTGGCAGATCCACGTACCGCTGACCAGGTCCGCCATGATCGCCGTGTTCGTGTTCCAGTTCGTGGCCGTGTGGAACGACCTGATGTTCGGCATCACGCTGGCCACGAGCCGCAACATCCGGCCGATCATGGCCGCGCTCGCCGACCTGCAGGGCAACTACTCCAACGTCGGCCCGCCGGTCGTGCTGGCCGGCGCGCTCCTCGTCTCCCTGCCGACCCTGGTGCTGTTCTTCTCCGCCCAGCGCTTCTTCATCAGCAGTCTCAAGATCCACCGCTGA